One Tolypothrix bouteillei VB521301 DNA window includes the following coding sequences:
- a CDS encoding NHLP bacteriocin system secretion protein has translation MPNNAKKLFREEALLRLNSPEQLDKLMLLTSRQAWLPLVSMGFLVFVAGTWSIVGRIPLTVTGSGVLIRPRHVVQIQSLGGGQLLALNIKPGDVVRQNQILAIVDQSNIKQQLQQENAKFIQLQEQNRDTERLQKQQIALSQRTLEQQQKDLEESLRRESVAPTLHSETLKALEQKRQSLEQSLLRQQVVPTLYNQTLTAIAEKRKSLLERKQKISSLLQTLQQRVEARRSLFQEKVISQDVVLQAQQDLLNQQTQLDDIQTQLKDLDVQKTSSEREYLQNLSRIDDIKNNIQEIQVQKTNANRDYLQNLNKLDDIKTKIKDIEAQKTKLIQQDLEKSVNKLNQIQEVRRKISSLKLQLNQSSQIVSKFDGRVLSVGTLPGQVVSSGTRIATIEVEDPNTKLSSLVYFADKDGKQIKPGMTVQVTPSVVKRDRFGGIIGVVTNVSPFPVTTQDIIAQVGNEDLARSLANSNAARVQVQIQLEKDPSTISGYKWSSSKGPELQISSGTTAEVRVKIGEVAPISYVIPLFRSLTGIY, from the coding sequence ATGCCCAATAACGCGAAAAAACTCTTCCGTGAAGAAGCGCTCTTACGCTTAAACTCTCCAGAGCAACTTGACAAACTGATGCTCTTAACAAGCCGCCAAGCTTGGCTACCCTTAGTTTCTATGGGCTTTTTGGTCTTCGTTGCTGGTACTTGGAGTATAGTTGGGCGAATTCCACTCACAGTTACGGGTTCTGGCGTGTTGATCCGACCCCGTCATGTGGTACAAATTCAGTCACTTGGTGGCGGTCAATTGTTAGCCTTGAACATCAAGCCAGGAGATGTCGTTAGGCAGAATCAAATACTCGCGATCGTAGATCAATCTAATATTAAGCAACAACTACAGCAAGAAAACGCGAAATTTATCCAGTTGCAAGAGCAAAACCGGGACACTGAGAGACTGCAAAAACAACAGATCGCCTTGTCACAAAGAACATTGGAGCAGCAGCAAAAAGACCTTGAAGAAAGCCTGCGTCGAGAATCAGTAGCACCAACGCTACACTCTGAAACTTTAAAAGCGTTAGAGCAAAAACGACAAAGCTTGGAGCAAAGCCTGTTAAGACAACAAGTCGTACCCACACTGTACAACCAAACTCTTACCGCAATAGCAGAAAAACGTAAAAGTCTTTTAGAGAGAAAGCAAAAAATTAGCTCATTATTGCAAACTTTACAACAACGAGTTGAAGCTCGTCGGAGTTTATTTCAGGAAAAAGTTATTAGCCAGGATGTAGTGCTTCAAGCCCAGCAGGACTTGTTGAACCAACAGACGCAACTTGACGATATTCAAACACAACTTAAAGACCTTGATGTTCAAAAAACGTCGAGCGAACGGGAATACCTACAAAACCTGAGCAGAATTGATGATATCAAAAATAATATTCAAGAAATTCAAGTTCAAAAAACTAATGCAAACCGGGATTACCTGCAAAATCTGAATAAACTTGACGACATTAAAACTAAAATTAAAGATATTGAAGCTCAAAAAACCAAACTCATTCAACAAGATTTGGAAAAGTCAGTCAACAAATTAAATCAAATTCAGGAAGTACGACGCAAAATTTCCTCGTTAAAACTGCAATTAAATCAGTCGAGCCAAATTGTTAGCAAATTTGATGGTCGCGTCTTGTCAGTTGGTACACTCCCCGGTCAAGTTGTTAGCTCCGGTACCCGGATTGCAACGATTGAAGTTGAAGACCCTAACACAAAACTGTCAAGTCTTGTTTACTTTGCTGATAAGGATGGTAAACAGATAAAACCAGGCATGACAGTACAAGTAACACCCAGCGTTGTCAAGCGCGATCGCTTTGGTGGAATTATTGGAGTAGTAACGAACGTTTCTCCCTTTCCCGTGACGACCCAGGATATTATAGCGCAAGTTGGTAACGAAGACTTAGCTCGTAGCCTTGCCAATAGTAACGCAGCTCGCGTGCAAGTTCAGATCCAACTGGAAAAAGATCCTTCCACTATCAGTGGTTACAAATGGTCTTCTTCCAAAGGTCCAGAATTACAAATTTCATCCGGTACGACTGCGGAGGTCCGGGTCAAAATAGGAGAAGTAGCACCTATCTCCTACGTTATTCCTCTATTCCGCTCTTTGACTGGTATTTATTAA